One Microbacterium sp. zg-B96 genomic region harbors:
- a CDS encoding sugar phosphate isomerase/epimerase family protein, producing the protein MNAVDPRLSINQATIKYADLATALRVTAEAGVPAIGLWREPVQEVGLAVAARMLTDSGLRFTTHCRAGFFTMPEGPARRASIDDNRVAIDEAATLAAAGAAGSTAILVLVAGGLPEGSRDLVGARERVRDAIGELVPYAAAAGVTLAIEPLHPMYATDRCVVSTLGQALDIAADFDPAVVGATVDTFHIFWDPDVAASIARAGAEGRIATYQVCDWKTPLPADVLLGRHYPGDGVIDLAALTRAVMATGYDRDIEVEIFNEDVWATDPLVAVQRTAAAFGGAVSPHLAVPLESRS; encoded by the coding sequence ATGAACGCGGTGGATCCCCGCTTGTCGATCAACCAGGCCACGATCAAATACGCCGACCTCGCCACGGCGCTGCGGGTCACCGCCGAGGCGGGCGTGCCGGCGATCGGACTGTGGCGGGAGCCGGTGCAGGAGGTCGGGCTGGCGGTGGCCGCACGCATGCTCACCGACTCCGGGCTGCGGTTCACCACGCACTGCCGCGCCGGGTTCTTCACGATGCCGGAGGGTCCCGCCCGCCGCGCGTCGATCGATGACAACCGCGTCGCGATCGATGAGGCCGCGACGCTGGCCGCCGCGGGGGCGGCCGGGTCCACGGCGATCCTGGTGCTGGTCGCCGGGGGGCTGCCGGAGGGGTCACGCGACCTCGTGGGCGCCCGGGAGCGCGTGCGCGACGCGATCGGCGAGCTGGTACCGTACGCCGCGGCCGCGGGAGTGACCCTGGCGATCGAGCCGCTGCATCCGATGTACGCCACCGACCGCTGCGTCGTATCGACCCTGGGCCAGGCGCTCGACATCGCGGCGGACTTCGACCCCGCCGTTGTCGGGGCGACCGTCGATACCTTCCACATCTTCTGGGACCCCGACGTTGCGGCATCCATCGCCCGCGCCGGCGCCGAGGGGCGCATCGCCACCTACCAGGTGTGCGATTGGAAGACACCGCTGCCGGCCGACGTGCTGCTGGGCCGCCACTATCCCGGGGATGGGGTCATCGATCTGGCGGCGCTGACCCGTGCGGTCATGGCCACCGGATACGACCGCGACATCGAAGTGGAGATCTTCAACGAGGACGTCTGGGCCACCGACCCGCTCGTGGCGGTGCAGCGCACCGCGGCGGCGTTCGGCGGGGCGGTCTCGCCGCACCTGGCCGTCCCCCTAGAATCGCGATCGTGA
- a CDS encoding LacI family DNA-binding transcriptional regulator has translation MTTERLRSGSATLHDVAREAGVSLATASRVLNGSNRKVAESYRERVQAAATRLGYTANLSAQATARGTSAIIALLVADIADPYFGEIASGVAQGADEAGLVVTVAITERDTEREVRLVRALRGQRPRGVILAASRTAPEIAPELLAELDLVTAAGGRVVALGVGTDSVRTVKIDNRDGARALGAALAERGYRSAIALAAAEGVITSDSRLAGFAEGFTAGGGGTPRVYRGDFSRASGAELMTAALADGVAAGTVVFGVSDVVAIGAMSAVRDAGREPGTDIAFAGFDDIPTSRDVTPALSTVAVPLADVGLETFRAATDPDWTPQPLRLEVRLRDSTPPRP, from the coding sequence GTGACCACCGAACGCCTGCGGTCCGGCTCCGCCACGCTCCATGACGTCGCGCGGGAGGCCGGGGTGTCGCTGGCGACCGCGTCTCGGGTGCTCAACGGCTCGAACCGCAAGGTGGCAGAGTCCTACCGGGAGCGGGTGCAGGCCGCCGCGACGCGGTTGGGGTACACCGCGAACCTCTCCGCGCAGGCGACGGCACGGGGCACCTCCGCGATCATCGCGCTGCTGGTGGCCGATATCGCCGACCCCTACTTCGGCGAGATCGCCTCGGGGGTCGCGCAGGGTGCCGACGAGGCCGGTCTGGTCGTCACCGTCGCCATCACCGAGCGCGACACCGAACGCGAGGTGCGCCTGGTGCGGGCGCTGCGAGGTCAGCGGCCGCGCGGCGTGATCCTCGCGGCCTCCCGGACGGCACCGGAGATCGCCCCGGAACTGCTGGCCGAGCTGGACCTCGTGACCGCGGCGGGCGGGCGCGTCGTGGCGCTGGGCGTCGGCACCGACAGCGTGCGCACCGTCAAGATCGACAACCGCGACGGCGCCCGCGCTCTGGGTGCGGCGCTGGCCGAGCGCGGCTACCGCAGCGCGATCGCGCTGGCGGCGGCGGAAGGCGTCATCACCAGCGACAGCCGTCTCGCCGGATTCGCCGAAGGCTTCACGGCGGGTGGCGGCGGGACTCCCCGGGTGTACCGCGGCGATTTCTCCCGCGCATCGGGCGCAGAGCTGATGACCGCGGCCCTCGCCGACGGCGTGGCGGCGGGCACCGTGGTGTTCGGGGTCAGCGACGTCGTGGCCATCGGTGCCATGTCCGCCGTGCGGGACGCGGGTCGCGAACCGGGTACCGACATCGCCTTCGCCGGCTTCGACGACATCCCCACCAGCCGCGACGTGACCCCGGCGCTGTCGACCGTGGCCGTGCCGCTGGCCGACGTGGGCCTGGAGACCTTCCGCGCTGCGACGGACCCCGATTGGACGCCGCAGCCGCTGCGGCTCGAGGTGCGCCTGCGCGACAGCACGCCGCCGCGCCCGTGA
- a CDS encoding dihydrodipicolinate synthase family protein: MTTLTLLGADGVVTAAALKDAPGYAKPTGALRSRVAYAAAHVVPVAWGDNTPGQPAQIDWDATLDFRRSVYSWGLGVADAMDTAQRNMGLDAAATRELIARSAAVAREEGGSVVVGVNTDHIEAETLSIDEIIAAYLEQLHFTEEQGAGPVLMASRHLARAAESADDYRRVYRAVLQAATTPVVLHWLGTAFDPQLSAYFGSTDWRAASEVLLEIIGENVDKVSGVKMSLLDAASEVSVRERLPAGVRMFTGDDFNYVGLIGGGDVPDAAQPDRDPASPRQHSDALLGAFAALTPVASAAIQALDAGDPARYLEILGPTEELSRQVFAAPTFYYKTGVAFLAWLNGHQSAFQMVGGLHSARSLPHLSRIVELANAAAALEQPELAAARWHGLLRLNGVDA; this comes from the coding sequence GTGACGACGCTGACCCTGCTCGGTGCCGACGGCGTCGTCACCGCCGCGGCGCTGAAGGACGCGCCCGGCTACGCCAAGCCCACCGGGGCGCTCCGCAGCCGCGTCGCCTACGCCGCCGCGCACGTCGTGCCGGTCGCGTGGGGGGACAACACCCCGGGGCAGCCGGCGCAGATCGACTGGGATGCCACGCTGGATTTCCGCCGCTCGGTGTACTCCTGGGGCCTGGGCGTGGCAGATGCCATGGACACCGCGCAGCGCAACATGGGGCTGGATGCCGCAGCCACCCGTGAGCTCATCGCCCGATCCGCCGCCGTCGCCCGGGAAGAGGGCGGCTCGGTCGTCGTCGGGGTCAACACCGACCACATCGAGGCGGAGACCCTCTCGATCGACGAGATCATCGCCGCCTACCTCGAGCAGCTGCACTTCACCGAGGAACAGGGCGCCGGCCCCGTGCTCATGGCCAGCCGGCATCTGGCCCGCGCCGCCGAATCAGCCGACGACTACCGCCGCGTGTACCGCGCGGTGCTGCAGGCGGCGACGACCCCGGTCGTGCTGCACTGGCTGGGCACCGCCTTCGACCCGCAGCTCAGCGCCTACTTCGGGTCGACCGACTGGCGCGCGGCATCCGAGGTGCTCTTGGAGATCATCGGCGAGAACGTCGACAAGGTCTCAGGCGTCAAGATGAGCCTGCTGGATGCCGCATCCGAGGTGTCGGTGCGCGAGCGCCTGCCCGCGGGCGTGCGCATGTTCACCGGGGACGACTTCAACTACGTCGGTCTCATCGGCGGCGGAGACGTGCCCGACGCCGCCCAGCCCGATCGCGACCCGGCGAGCCCGCGGCAGCACTCCGATGCGCTGCTGGGCGCGTTCGCCGCGCTCACCCCGGTGGCTTCGGCGGCGATCCAGGCGCTGGATGCCGGCGACCCCGCCCGGTACCTGGAGATCCTCGGACCCACCGAGGAACTCAGCCGGCAGGTGTTCGCCGCGCCGACCTTCTATTACAAGACCGGCGTCGCCTTCCTCGCCTGGCTCAACGGCCACCAGAGCGCCTTCCAGATGGTCGGCGGCCTGCACTCGGCGCGGAGCCTGCCTCATCTGTCGCGCATCGTGGAGCTTGCCAACGCCGCCGCCGCGCTGGAGCAGCCGGAACTGGCCGCCGCCCGCTGGCACGGACTGCTGCGCCTGAACGGAGTGGATGCATGA